Part of the Cyclopterus lumpus isolate fCycLum1 chromosome 16, fCycLum1.pri, whole genome shotgun sequence genome, TTGGATGGAGTGCTTCTCTTTATCCAAACACCGCACAGAGGCGCTGAGGGGGATCGGAATTCACCGGTGACAAGAAAACAAGGAACAGAGGATCCGCTCGTCGCACgcagtgttaaaaaaagaagaagcttttcTTCGTTTTGATTACAAATCACGACCACGATTGTTTACGACTTGAGTGGATGAAAAGTGCTTCCGAAAAAAGAGACGAACCCCAAACTTTCCGTCGTTTGCTCGACTTTGAAGAAACAGTTTTCCGACCATGGCGAAGAAGTACGATTTCCTCTACAAACTGTTACTCATCGGGGACAGCGGAGTGGGGAAAACGTGTCTGATCATCCGTTTAGCTGAGGACAATTTCAACTCCACGTACATTTCCACCATCGGTACGTGGACGTGATGTCATGTTTGCCTTTCTCTAAAACTTATTTCACGAGTATACGACAAATGTTTGCCGAGCGATTACGTTTAATTATCGCTCTAATTGATTCTGTACAAACTGGTTTCCCAGACTGCTTTCGTGTCTGAACTAGTCCGTGTtctctcatttctttctctctctcttttttattattctgtctattctccttttttttcccttcttccccCTGTTGAATGTTTCCTCTTGTTGAATGTGTGCTTGTCTGTTTTCCCTGACCCTCTCTCTCAGATCTCATTCCTCTCACTTGGCTCGCAGAGGGTCCACCCACCCTCATTCCTATCGCGTTTACCATCTCCATGTTCCCAGAAGAATGGTTGGCTTTCTGGCaagctcagtttttttttcttcttcacaggaCAAGACCCGtcctctcactgtctgtctgtctgtctgtctgtctgtctgtctgtctgtctgtcagcttGTCCATTCAGCAGGGGGATACAACACAATTTAAACGTGCCATGTCCTGCAGGGCTGTAGTCTTTCCTCTATGTGTGCTTGTGGATGGAATACACTGAGGGGTCAAAATCACCATGAATTGGTCTCCACCCATGTGAGGGTGACCtacatgtgatgtgtgtgtgtgtgtgtgtgtgtgtgtgtgtgtgtttgtttgtttctcgtTCATATCCAAGGTATTTAACTCATTCTCTGTCCATTccattctcctctctgctgttcgtAGGCATCGACTTTAAAGTAAAAACCATTGAAGTGGGTGGAAAGAAAGTCAAACTACAAGTCTGGTAAGAGATGACAGTTGGTTGCTTGTCTGGaaatttgtttttctctggcTCACTTTcctgagagaaaagaggaagctTCCTCTTGTTCTCCAAAACGAGACATTATAACATTAAAATCCATCGCACGCAGAGAGTCACTTCACGCCATGCCGGGGTGTTGCTCCAGCAACATCGATTCTGCCTGTTATAACAGGGTGAAATGCACATCGTCCTGCAACTATCTTTGACAGTTGTATTTTAAAGTTCTTGCACAACGTGCACGCATCAGTGCACACGTTTTCTTACGTTCgctgtgtgtgctttgtgcaGGGACACAGCAGGACAGGAGAGGTTCAAGACCATCACAACGGCCTACTACAGAGGAGCCATGGTGAGCACCGGGCGCCTGCAGAACAAGCAGACTGGATAATCATGGCCGACATCACCCTGGCTGTGTGCTCGCCCCGTACCTCTCACTGACTCCTTAAatcccgtctctctgtctctgtgtcaggGCATCATCCTGGTGTACGACATCACAGACGACAAGTCCTTCGAAAACATCCAGAACTGGATGAAGAGCATCAAAGAAGTGAGACTGTTTCCACTCGGCCCCGGCATAGAAATACTCAAAGATAGTTTTTAATCAGTGACATATTAGTCACGAGTGTGCCCGTAATCACTGCAACAACCAACTAGGGCCATTGCACAACTGGTGATCTTAAAGGGTTAGTTCACCTTAAATCAGGGGAACTTCTTTCTACTGAATAAATCCAGGCTGCGACTAAGCCTTACTTTCATTTTCAATGAATcttcttatcttatcttttttgttgttaatgaTTGCTTTGTCTGTAAAATGACGAAGCTCTACATTGTGTATTCCCATAGATTGAGGGGAAGGGCCATCAAATGTCTTGATTTGTTTGAATATCATGGTTTTATTAGCACGTTTCATTTTTGGCTTTAATCAATAGTGGACAGTTGAGTGGGGACATAAACCGAGGAGAGAGTTGTTGGTTTGGGTCTTAACCACTATTTTACGAGGGCGGACAGTCACTTTATCGATGAAGTTTTGTCAgggaacatttctttttttcttcctgatcAACATCTAAGAACTGAAATGTCATTCATTGAATGAGTACTAAAAATCAATGAAAAGCTTTCATCATAGCTTTTCACATTTAGTTCAGCATTACACTCATTTCACCTTTTAGTTATgtaattgttattgttagttACAACTCATGAGTGGTCTTTTTGTGACAAATTGGGGGCTTGCTCGGGATAAAAGTTATCGTGTTAGTAAGATGAAGTCCAGGCTTTTTGATAATTTGGCACAATTTggattgtgttgtgttttttacttGTATGTTGGCATTTGGGGCATGAACTCTGCTTAATTGTATAAATACAGATTAGGGAGTATCACGCACTGGCTTTGCTTTTGGGGGAGAGCAATGTTCTAGTCCTTTTTTGCTGAAACTTGGTTAGTGTTAGTCTATTGTACATTCTGGTTTAAGGCGTCCGTTTGGTTACTAGAGTCTTCTTCCATTTAATGTGGTCAACATCTTTTTGTTGCAGCTCAATCTCTTAAAGTGCAAGTGAAAGTGAACTATATGCGTGGGATCACGTCTGTGGCTTTTGGGAGTATCTGGACTTTCTGGACCCACCGTTTCCCAGAGAAtaagacccccccacccccccccccccctcaatggTACCAACTTAATGCCAGAACCCACTTGCCCAGTTTATTGAATAACTAGTTTTCTCTAATAATTTCCTTGAGATTATCCTGGTCCTTAAGTATCCTGAAGTATCCAGACAGTTTTCCTCCAGAGCAGCTGCTGTAAGTGCAGCTCATTCTGGTTGTTCAGACTTAATGTCACTTTTGGTTTCTTCTTGAACCTCCACTCATTCTTTACACAAGAACACAACTAATCAATTAACTGCATTCCCTCCTCTGCAGAATGCATCAGCTGGGGTCAATCAAATGTTACTCGGCAATAAGTGCGACATTGAAGCAAAGCGGAGAGTTTCCAAGGAGACGGGAGAAAAGGTGAGAAACAGAACTATTCCCTCGTTGTTATTTTCATTGCTGTTATATTAGATGCTCACGTGATGTGATGAACTGTAGTCTCATTCTTAGAAAGAGACAATAGAAGTGAGTGTGGAGCATGTTTTTGATGTATCGGCTTTGTATTTACTTTAGATAAGAAGCAGGAAGTGATTATTAACAATATCCTGACCTACTGTAATCTGGTCTGTATCTGTTGTTGACAGTTGGCAAAAGATCATGGCATCAGGTTCTTTGAGACCAGTGCAAAGTCCAGCATAAATGTGGATGAGGTGAGCCTAGAACATAACCACTGGCTAACAAAGCCGTGTCTGCATGCTTCATTACGCTTGTACGTGTGTTTTGTTCAGATGAATGTTGCCGACTTAACTTTAATTTTCTGCTTCCTTTAGTCTTTTCTCGCTTTGGCAAGCGACATACTACAGAAATCCAGCAAGAAAACAGTAAGTTTTACAGAATAATACCAAACTGACGCATTTGTTCCTCCCTGTGTATAAAACGTTATGTTAAACCAGGTATGTCTGtaatttcctctttttccttACTTGACAGGGCCCCACAGGTCGAGAGGTGAAAATCACAAGCAGGACAGAGAAAAAATCCTCCAAATGCATTCTTCTCTAGATATGTCGTTGGCCAGCACAGATAAGAAAGAGCCGTACAAATGTAAGATTGCATCAGTTCATGGGGAGAGTACAGCAggttttctgtctccatctggtGGGCTTTCATATCAAATACATACGGGTGCTTTGACACTAAAACTACATTTGTCCCCCAAAAGTGTACTTTGGCAGAGACGTATTCCTCCTTCGAGCTCAAATTGTATTAAAGTGACAGTGCCTGTATATCTTCTGCCACATCTCCAGCGATGCGGTGGCATTGTTGCACAGTCTAAATGACTCCAAACTCAAAACAAAGCATTTCACTTGGCAATTCCCACCATGTTTAGTTAAGCTGTACATTTCTGTTTCTGCCTTGTTTTCCTCTGGCTTAACACCACACTTTCATCCATTCAACAGCACTACTTGCTGTCTTTCAGGACCTTTTTAGTTGTGTCTTTATAACTGGATAGCTTTGTCAAAACCAAACCAAATCACAACGTAATGGACCAATGTATTTCTCATGTGTGAGCACAAACAGCTTTTAGGGGCTCGACTGCAAAGGAAGAGTTTGATGGAAAGTGTTTTGAACCTCATATATTCTGTTTGATGGTTCAAATACTTGACATCATTGCTGAATTGATAAATGAAGTGGTAAAACttataaaacaataattaatattGACAACATGTGTAGTTgcattgtgtttatattgtgcCTATCCTTTGAGAATTGCTGAACTATTTAAATCGTGGACACTATGTTAATGAATTCAACAGAATGTCCTGTACCGGATGCCATTTTGCGTTAAACCATTGTTGGGGCTATGAGAAGTTGGAAAAAACGCTCACTTGCGTTAATGAATGAAACAAGTTGAGGGATGCATGTTGAACTGAAACAAACAATGGTCAGGTACACAGTTTGTTTTAACAGATGAATGGGTTGAGAATGTGGACGATAGGAACAGAGATCAGTGCAATATGAGAAGTTGAGAGATGACACAATGATATAAAGCAAGTTAATGGACAGGATGTGAGGGAAGCAGCAGTGCTCACATGACCCTCACTTTGAATTGATTTAGTGGGTCGTGCCTTTTATCTGAAGTGCCTGGTTTATCTCTTACTTAACACTACCACACGATAGCTATCAGACAAGACAGTTTCTCCATTCAGGCAATTTCAGATCATTCAAAATGTCTCTGATTAGACGTGCTTCTCTGATTTGGGCAGGCTTGTATTTCCtgtatcttttgttttgttctttcaaACTCAGTGTCTTTTTAGACACACCACAATACTGTTTGTGTAGTGTACATACCTGCCACTTGcttaataaaaatgataaacaataaatatgatTTGTGTTATGTGAAACTGTACGATGGAAAGTCTAGTCAATCTTATTCATACAGCCCAACGATAAAACACCCTTTGACACCCTTTAATAGGAAACATCTCATGGAGCAGCAGGTTGGACGGATATATCTGTGCAATAGATGTGAACCTCGTTATGGTTTGTTTTGTAAAGCTCATTACTTTTTTACTTAAAGACCAAAATAAAGATACATTCAAATCAGACAGTTAAAGAGCAGAAGGTggctttgtatctttgtatctcaAGGACAATAaaggaaatgtgtattttgaccCACAGTGTTAGTTAGGTCGAAATTAGACCAGGCACCCCACCCCCTCATTGCTGGACGAGATGTCAGCCTGTCGCTAGGCGACAGCCTTTACTTTCCAGCATCAGCACCACGACAGTGATCCTTTCCAGCATCATGCCCACGACGGTGTCATAgcctgtgtgtgcgcgcgctctGCCGCATCTTCAAGCTGCCTGCACGTCATGCGTGCCTTGTCATCACGCAGGGCAGGTTTCGGTTTGCAAACACTATACATTCCTTCCCCAGAGCTCGAGCTGTAGCGAGGACCAGAAGAGGAGACGCGGGCATCAGAGGGCGGGGCGGATTAAAAGAAGAATTACAAATAAACGTGGATGGATTTGGAGATGTTACATCCCGGACGTAGGTAGGATACGGCCTATGCTGTTATGTGCATGTGAAGTCTGGTGGAAGGCAGTGAGGTGAACGTCCGGGATACACACGAGCACACGGGCCGAACGCGATGCCCGCGTGACTGCAGGGAGGACAGAGGCGgcggaggaaggggaggaggagggtggaggtgcTTGTGTCGACCACCGCAAAAAGCCCCGAGGTGGAGTTGTGAACGATCGAAACCTGGGAGGGAAGAATAATCCTAGCCTGACTTCTATTTTTGGTGCAGTTTGAAAATCTATGGAGTATATTTATTCCCTGTTCACGTCGAGGTGATTGGCGTCGCTTATACCGAACGAACCGGTTGATCTTGGGCTTTGATCTCCACGCCGCCTTTTTCTTATTCGTGACAGGATGAGGACCTAACATATGGTCGCGGGAGGGGAGCGCACATGTTCGGATGTTGCTCCTCCTGATTGGACACACGGACTGACTGGTTCATGTCATCTCTGCTGGGGGTGAAACAACTAGTGATCATCAGCTGCTTTCTTTGGGAGGCTTTAACAATTTGCGGCCTGCTCGTTTCTCCAGTTACCGCAATGCCACTGGCGAGAAGTGGAAGGCAGAAGGTGGAAAGGAGGGAGCAGCACAAAGCAAATGAATGTGTCATGTATAAGTTGCAAAAACTAGCACCATTTTGATTGTGTTTAAGTCAGAGAATACTATGATAGGCTACTATAGTGGCCTGTGAATGGTGCTGAAAGAGACACTGTATTGACTGAAGCTATTTTAGTATCATGGCTGAAACATCAAATGAGGTGGGTATGGTGGCTGTGACTGTGTAGTGGCTGCTCATTTCTCAACTTTCTGCTGACAAAGTTCTTGGACTCACTCACTGGACTACGCACCATGGGGCATTGCGCAGAACCTATGGCACCTGCCAGTGGGGAGCTTGGTGCATAATCTTGACAGAGTGGAGCTCTGAAACCAGTATTtatgtctctccctcttctACTTGCCTGCACTTCTACCCACACAACTGAACTTTGTTTTATGAACTCACAGTAAGCGTGAAACATCTCCCAGCCTCCTCCACACACGCCGACGAGCCTGGCATGCCTTCGCCGTCAGACTCCAGCAGCGTGGCTTCGGCCTCGGGGTCTCGAGGCTGGTCAGACAGCCGCAGGGGCATGTCAGGCCGGGGGCCTGGTGGGGCACGGCTACTCCTTTACCTAGGGCTGTGCCACCTGGGCCTGGGGGCCATGGTCCTGGCTTTCTCTTTCACCAGCATGGCCTTCACCTCCTCTGCCCGTGTGAGGCAGTCCTGTCCATTCTGGGCTGGCTTCTTTGTAAGTCTAACTCTGACTTGAAACCTGTTATTAATACAACAGCAAAGATCCTGAAGGCGGTGTTTTTATGATGTACGTGGTGTCTGTTTGCAGGTGGTGGCATCAGGGATAGTTGGAATAATCTCATGGAGGAGACCGCTGACGCTGGTGGTATGTATATTTGAATCTGATCAAATAGGTGTAAAACCATGTATGTCGTGCAGCGTTGCTGGATTACCAACATGGTATATGCACCACTTAAGTATGATAAAAAGTGAAAGGTTGAGAAAAGTATCACATGATCAACATCGACAGTTTGGAATTGTACGTAATCATATTTAAATTTGTGGATTCGGAAACATCAGTCGAAAGGTGAAAGAGCCTTAAGGCGGCTCCTGCATACTGTTTTTTTCTGGACTTATATTTTGTGCATTAATGTATTGATTTAGTAAAAATGACTCCAAACTAAGAAATCCACAGCAAACCCATCCAAGAAACCAGTCCTGgtacttctcctcctcctctctggctgaTTAGTGAAATCACCTGGCTTTGTCTTTGGATGGTAGAATAAGACACGTTTTTTAACTCCCTGCTCCAAATCAAAACATGGCTCTGTGTTTCCCCACAGGTGTCGCTGTTCATGCTgctgtctgcagtgtgtgtgatcCTCAGTCTGGCCGGCTCAATGCTCTCCTGTCAGAATGCACAGATGGTCAAGTCTATGCTCACCTGCCAGGTACGATACATTATGCAAGTGTTGTCTTCTGCAGCCTGGTGCTGAGACGATGCCCTAGATGCATTTGGAAATAATCAGCAATAAttgtgaatatgtttttttagcGTGCAGTTTCACGCTTACCAATCCTCTGTGTATGGGAACGTGTGTAGGTGGAgaatggtctgtgtgtgtgttgtgcaccCACTCACTCCTGCTCcatcacagaggaggagaccctGGTGCTCTACCTGAACGCTGACTGCCACTCAGTCAGACATCAGCTAAAGGTGGGTAGGATGTGTTGCTTTATTTGAGATTGTATCATCCAAGTTAACCATTAAACGGTAGGTTCACCATTGTTCTTGTCTGTCTTGAAATAGGATGCAGGCCCTCATATTAACATTGACATCGTTTTTCTCTTGCTGTTAGCATACCTAATGTTCACTGGACATTAAAAGATccttaatgtaaaatgtaaatgatggaGGACAAAGTACAAAGTACCTGTTTTGTGCAAACATGTATTCAAAAGTTCTCAGACCCCAGTATGAGGTAATCTGAGTTGGACAAATCAAGTGAATATATCTTCAAAAGTTACAGTGTTTATTTGGACACAATTATGTCATTTTGTTACTATCCTCAacagaaaaacactgtccaggGAAAACAAAAGCTGAAACATTGTGAACCTATCTtagaaatattacatatttccatgaaaaaaatgtatttttgttgtcaGATTTTGATTTTCTGAATGCGTATTTCTCTAAAGGACCTTTTGTTCAGTGCATGTGGTCTCAGCATTCTCTCCACCATCATCTGTACTCTGTCCACTGTGACCTGCAGTATCCACATATTCTCTCTGGACCTTGTGCACCTGGTGAGTACAAACACAGCACATTTTACAAACTGACTGATTTTTACAAATGGCAATTACTCAGCAATAAACTATACTGCTGCATATTTGAGGACAGACGTTGTACAAATGTTGTTGCCCATCACGTCTATCTGTTGTATGATATTAGTGTGTTTCCCATTCTCCCTTACTAGCTGGCCCCACATCGCTCTCGTTCAGTCAACCCAGAATGCACCACTCCTCAGGACGCCTTCCTGACCAACATCATGGACTTTGAGGAGTTTGTCCCACCTATCCCTCCGCCCCCCTACTACCCTCCTGAGTACACTTGCAGTTCTGAAACAGACGCTCAGAGGTATCACACCTAAGACATATTATTATACAGCACTTGTGTGCAGTATGTAATGATGTTTgatattttttgtattaacgTCCAGCATTACCTATAATGGCTCCATGGAGAGCCCCGTTCCTCTCTACCCCACTGACTGTCCTCCTCCTTATGAAGCTGTGATGGGACAAAGAGCTGCAAgccaagtgagtgagtgtgtgcgtgtgtgtgtgtgtgtgtgtttgtttgttatgtgTGATGTCCATTGCTAATCCTTCTCTATTTTGACTGTCAAGGCCACAGTGTTTGACCCTCACGGCACAGAGCTGTCTGGAGAGAGAGGAACGTCTACTGCCTTCAgcggagaaggtgagaaggtgTTTTATAGTTTTATAATGTGAACAATGTGCTGAAAGAAAATTTGGAGATATTGAGATTCTTTTGGATACTGCATCAGGATCAGGGAGTGTATGTTTTGAGCAACTATAAGTGCTTAAATTAGATCTGTGTTTCAAAATGTAATACCTAAAATCATGAAATATAGCGTAACAAAAATACTTCGTAATAAAGAGTTGCCTTTCTTTATTAGTTTCCATGGACAGTGGCTCTCTGTTGATGTCAGAGATTGTGGATATCCCTGATGATTCCTCCCCCTCTGAGGATTCCTGTCTGATGGAGGTTGGGCTGAGGACCCGCGGGGAGAGGGGCAACAGGAACGTTGGTGaggggggagatggaggagacggaggagacggcGGGGAGTACATCAGCTTTCGTAGTCCCCTGTCTCAGACTCCAGAGAGTCCTCTGGCAGGAGGACCGAGAGCCAGGCGCTTCCTCCGAGGAGAGCGGTCCAACTCCTGTTCTTCACCCAGCACAGCGACCACCACATACAGGTGaggacgaacacacacacagacacaatgcaTTCATGTAAGAGCTCCACAGTTGACAGTTGGTATTTTGTGCTGCCCTGTTTTGTCCTGCAGGTCTCCAGTATTGCGTCGGCAGGCCATGCTAGCTAGTAGCTGTTCCCAGCTGGAAGCT contains:
- the rab13 gene encoding ras-related protein Rab-13; this encodes MAKKYDFLYKLLLIGDSGVGKTCLIIRLAEDNFNSTYISTIGIDFKVKTIEVGGKKVKLQVWDTAGQERFKTITTAYYRGAMGIILVYDITDDKSFENIQNWMKSIKENASAGVNQMLLGNKCDIEAKRRVSKETGEKLAKDHGIRFFETSAKSSINVDESFLALASDILQKSSKKTGPTGREVKITSRTEKKSSKCILL
- the fam189b gene encoding protein FAM189B, giving the protein MPSPSDSSSVASASGSRGWSDSRRGMSGRGPGGARLLLYLGLCHLGLGAMVLAFSFTSMAFTSSARVRQSCPFWAGFFVVASGIVGIISWRRPLTLVVSLFMLLSAVCVILSLAGSMLSCQNAQMVKSMLTCQVENGLCVCCAPTHSCSITEEETLVLYLNADCHSVRHQLKDLLFSACGLSILSTIICTLSTVTCSIHIFSLDLVHLLAPHRSRSVNPECTTPQDAFLTNIMDFEEFVPPIPPPPYYPPEYTCSSETDAQSITYNGSMESPVPLYPTDCPPPYEAVMGQRAASQATVFDPHGTELSGERGTSTAFSGEVSMDSGSLLMSEIVDIPDDSSPSEDSCLMEVGLRTRGERGNRNVGEGGDGGDGGDGGEYISFRSPLSQTPESPLAGGPRARRFLRGERSNSCSSPSTATTTYRSPVLRRQAMLASSCSQLEAIGKSPSPQQSSSPEFHVCPSTRSCQGATPFSSAPPISFPSAASEQSGGQGNVSPLLGQPLYLRRRAGESEKDGESVRRDREGLLRLVRSHSEPGIGTSTDTVDFGTGGSKISIDTGPSSEACLLPRPSSPPAAALPRKGSIKTAAAIGVQVPSKPPPTPPLRLPKDCHRSLGDLKVTRGLVARFLQRSKRNLSPSSEHAGSTGQGLKRRSGVEGAATNHLPFEQVLLTPWSNGRGYSNHHTHHPHRRGHHHSHSDSRHNRHHSSLAPEGIHLRSCGDLSSSSSTSLRRLVTPHATHGSSGALYSESAL